In Aspergillus fumigatus Af293 chromosome 4, whole genome shotgun sequence, one genomic interval encodes:
- a CDS encoding putative transcription regulator BDF1: MATPPPEAPPVVKEDKPQLPPSPNGASSVDVGLTSTQNHVTEVSPINGTNKPEENDKTATLNCQGTEQLSLTNGAGSTVSPPKSPTEPADVPAPSGTTATQKEEEKPLTSTPADGSDKEPKLENLIPDAPVTQETGSTVGTDQASPQDTKASQDVSKPPTDSSSDAKVENNVQDSGVKTELPHHPSTSTKLDTMPGDNPTSNAPTVPSLQTSDQDMPDAPDAPMSPTKVSRERDADADDEPAPKRTKLEDEGSAEVKLPDLPTPVTETPARTTVNGEATMTKVQHKFVLKGIQSLKRMNDARFYREPVDPIKMNIPHYPQIIKHPMDLGTIERKLKNNEYKTAQAVVDDFNLMVQNAVTFNGPDHLVSQEGLKLKGTFEKQMMNLPKADEVEEKKPKKVSTNTSAAHREPRTSIGTSTARPTAASPQATTFALGPEGLPLIRRDSTNTDGRPKRSIHPPKRDLPYSTKPKKKKYQWELRFCQEVLDELHKPKHYNWAAPFYFPVDPVALNIPTYHSIIKKPMDLSTVQSKLKTGQYENAKEFEVDMRQIFKNCFKFNIPGDPTYMAGQRFQEIFENKWAQKTRYLEAHEPHPEHQSVSSSSEESEEEEDESDTDNEKLTMLQKQIAEMSRQVEAITQKKKKTPPGSKKPGKSKSGKKDSKKSGTIPLGKKDKKASSKSSKPEKQRYVTYHEKQIISNGISSLPDKKMQEALKIIQSNVPALKGTQETEIELDIDELPNEVLLMLLKFVKKNAPHVIEEEDMTASTAANMAAPKPKKNKPMSKYEQEAQINMLESNLSRFQGGGGRSPDPLPSVEANESSDDSEDDSEESEEE; this comes from the exons GTTGATGTTGGTCTCACAAG CACGCAGAATCATGTGACGGAAGTATCGCCGATTAATGGTACGAACAAGCCTGAGGAAAATGACAAGACCGCCACGTTAAATTGTCAAGGTACTGAACAGCTGTCGTTGACGAATGGCGCCGGCTCCACTGTGTCTCCCCCAAAGTCACCTACTGAACCGGCGGACGTTCCTGCACCATCGGGGACGACAGCAAcgcagaaggaagaagagaaaccACTTACTTCTACGCCTGCGGATGGATCAGACAAAGAGCCAAAGTTGGAGAACTTGATTCCTGATGCGCCTGTGACGCAGGAGACAGGCTCAACTGTTGGTACTGACCAGGCCTCACCGCAAGACACGAAGGCATCGCAAGATGTATCAAAGCCACCAACTGATTCGTCATCCGATGCCAAGGTGGAGAATAATGTACAGGATTCTGGCGTGAAAACCGAGCTgcctcatcatccttctACTAGTACGAAGCTGGACACCATGCCAGGTGATAACCCTACTAGCAATGCGCCAACTGTGCCGAGTCTGCAGACTTCCGACCAAGACATGCCTGATGCGCCAGATGCTCCGATGTCTCCGACGAAGGTATCCCGTGAGCGCGATGCAGACGCCGATGATGAGCCCGCTCCTAAACGCACCAagctggaagatgaaggctCAGCTGAGGTCAAGCTTCCTGATCTGCCAACACCTGTGACCGAAACACCTGCCCGCACCACTGTGAATGGAGAGGCGACCATGACTAAAGTTCAACATAAATTCGTACTCAAAGGTATTCAGAGTTTGAAGCGCATGAATGATGCTCGCTTCTACCGCGAACCTGTTGACCCGATCAAGATGAACATTCCCCACTATCCGCAGATTATCAAGCATCCTATGGACCTTGGAACAATCGAGCGCAAATTGAAGAATAATGAGTACAAGACTGCTCAGGCCGTCGTGGATGATTTCAATCTGATGGTGCAAAATGCAGTTACTTTCAATGGGCCAGACCACTTGGTGTCACAAGAGGGATTGAAGCTCAAAGGCACATTCGAGAAGCAAATGATGAACCTACCCAAGGCtgatgaggttgaagagaagaagccgaagaaggtTTCCACCAATACCTCAGCGGCCCATCGGGAACCACGCACTAGCATTGGGACTTCTACAGCTCGCCCGACCGCCGCTTCCCCTCAAGCCACAACCTTTGCTCTTGGACCAGAAGGCCTGCCTTTGATCCGTCGTGATTCCACCAATACTGATGGCCGGCCCAAGCGCTCTATTCATCCACCTAAGCGGGATTTGCCTTATTCCAccaagccgaagaagaagaagtaccAGTGGGAGCTGCGATTCTGCCAGGAAGTCTTGGATGAGCTCCACAAACCCAAGCACTATAACTGGGCTGCTCCCTTCTACTTCCCTGTGGATCCGGTTGCACTGAACATTCCGACGTATCACAGCATTATCAAGAAGCCGATGGATCTTTCCACTGTCCAGTCCAAACTCAAGACTGGCCAGTACGAAAATGCCAAGGAATTTGAAGTTGACATGCGTCAAATATTCAAGAACTGCTTCAAGTTTAACATCCCAGGAGATCCTACTTATATGGCCGGACAGAGATTTCAGGAGATATTCGAGAACAAATGGGCTCAGAAAACACGTTATCTAGAGGCTCATGAACCCCACCCAGAACACCAGAGCGTTAGCTCTTCCTCCgaagaaagcgaagaagaggaagacgagagCGACACCGACAACGAGAAGTTGACTATGCTGCAGAAACAAATCGCTGAAATGTCACGTCAAGTGGAAGCTATCAcacagaagaaaaagaagactCCACCTGGTTCGAAGAAGCCGGGCAAGTCCAAGTCCGGAAAGAAGGATTCGAAAAAGAGCGGAACCATCCCCTTgggcaagaaggacaagaaggctTCCTCCAAGTCATCCAAACCAGAAAAGCAGCGCTACGTGACTTATCACGAAAAGCAGATCATCTCGAACGGAATAAGTAGTCTTCCGGACAAGAAGATGCAGGAAGCCCTGAAGATTATCCAAAGCAATGTTCCAGCCCTGAAA GGTACACAAGAGACGGAGATTGAACTTGACATCGATGAGCTCCCTAATGAGGTTCTATTGATGTTACTGAAGTTCGTCAAGAAGAACGCCCCGCATGTCAtagaagaggaggatatgACCGCTTCTACTGCAGCAAATATGGCTGctccaaagccaaagaagaaTAAGCCTATGAGCAAGTATGAGCAGGAGGCTCAGATCAACATGCTCGAGAGCAACCTCTCTCGTTTCCAGGGCGGTGGCGGCCGTTCCCCCGATCCTCTTCCGTCTGTGGAGGCTAATGAAAGTAGCGATGATTCAGAAGATGATTCTgaagaaagcgaagaagagtaG